DNA from Pelagibacterium nitratireducens:
CAAGATCGTCGAGCGCATGACGGCGGCGTTCCGCAAGTACAAGCCCGACATCATCATGAACTGCTTCCTCGATGTCCCTGGCCAGCATGGCCACCACAGGGCGGCCAACGTCGCGACATTCATTGCCGCCGAGCTGTCGGGCAACCCGCAGGAATTCCCCGACCAGATCGCCGGCGGCCTCGACACCTGGGAGGTGCCGAAAATCTATCAGCCAGCCTATGGCGGCGGCGGCGGGGTCTATGACGACGAGGTGCCGCCTCCCCCCGTGACGCTGGTGGTGACTGCACCCGAACGCGACAAGATTTCCGGTGCGACTTTCCCCCAGATGGGCGAATGGTCCCGCTCCTGCCACCGCACACAGGGCATGGGCCGCTGGCGGCCCGAGCCGACGACCGAATGGGAGCTCAATCTCTCCCGCATTACCGGTGGTGGCGAAGGCGCCCAGGAAAGCGATATTCGCGAAGGGCTCATCGCCACAGTCGGGGACATCGCCGAACTCGACGGCATGCCGTCCGACACCGCAGATGCACTGCGTGAGGCCCAGGGGCTGATCGAGGAAGCCATTGCCGATTATGGCGACCCGGTCGTCGTTCTGGCGAAAGTGGGACGGGTTGGTGAAATCATCGACATGGCCCGCGAGAGCCTGCCCGAAGCGCTGCATGCCAATGTCGCACACCGGCTGGATCGCAAGGTCAAGGAGATCGACCTCGCCCTTGCCGCCGCGGCCGGTGTTCAGATCCGGTCCTATACCGAGGGCGGCGATGTGACGCCGGGCGACGAAGTGGTCATCAAGACCATCGTCGATGGTCCCGAGGACGTAACAATCGAGGGTGTCGAGATCGTCGCGCGCGAGGGTCTCACGGCTTCGGGTGAAACGGTTTCTGTTGCCGAAGACGCCAGCTACACCAACCCGCTCAGCGAAGAGTTCGATCCGCTGGGTGGCAATGGCGATGCTTATACAAAGGTGTCGCTCAATATCGGCGGACGCACGGTTGTGCTCGACGTCGATCTGGAAGACCAGCTGCGCGTCATTCCCACGGCTTCGATGACAATCGAACCGAGCGCAATCGTCTTCAATACCACCGCCGAGCTGGGTCCGGTGCCGCTGACGGCGACACTGACCAACGCGACGCTGGGTGACCTCTCGATGCCGGTTCCCCAGGGTTGGGCGCTCGATGAAACCGAGCGCGCCTCGGACATGAGCGGCACGTTCGCGCTGGTGCCACCTGACGGGCTCGAGCAGTTGCGCTTCGATATCGAACCCGAACTTCTCGGTGAGCAGGCCTATCAGATCGACACCTTCACCTACCCCCATATCGGCCGGTCGGTGGTTCCCACCACGGTATCGGTTCCCGTGCAGGCAGTCGGCGCCGAGCTGCCATCGGTCAAGCGCATCGGGTACGTATCGGGCGGCAACGACAATGTCGGGCTGTGGATGGAACGGCTCGGGCTCGAGGTCGTGGAATTGTCTCCCGAGGACATTTCGAGCGGTACCTATGGCGATCTCGGCACGATCGTTGTCGGTATTTTCGCGTTCGGGCGGCGCCCCGATCTGGCAGAGAACATTGATGGCATCCACGAATGGGTGCGCAATGGCGGGCATCTGGTGACCCTTTATCACCGCCCGTCCGACGGCTGGGATCCCGAGACCATTCCGGTCGCCTATCTCAAGATCGGCTCACCCTCGATCCGTTTCCGCGTGACCGACCCCAATGCGGAAGTCGATGTTCTCGAGCCTGACCATCCGCTGCTCAACTACCCCAACACCATCGGAGCGGACGACTGGGCGAACTGGGACAAGGAACGCGGGCTGTATTTCGCCGAGGAGTGGGACGAGGTCTACAAGCCGCTTCTGGCCATGCACGATAGCGGGGAAGATCCGCTGGCAGGCTCGCTGCTTTCGGCCCAGATCGGGGCCGGACGGCATACGCACACCAGTCTGATCCTGCACCACCAGCTCGACAATCTGGTGCCCGGCGCTTTCCGGCTGCTCGCCAACCTCGTCCAGCCGGCTGAATAGTTGCCCAAGGCATGGTTGTGACGATGAGCGCCCCGGTTTGCCGGGGCGCTTTTTTTGTCGTATCGCGCGGTCGAACCGAAAAAGTCGGCACCTTTTTCAGACAGCACCCCGGCTATCGCTCTGTCTCGGAATTGGCCTTGCGCCGGATGGCGGCGGCTTCGAGCATGTTGGTCGATTGCAGCGCGATAAGGATGATCGCCACGCCGATGACCGTCGCCCAGGATGGGACTTCGTTGAAAAAGACAAACCCGGCAAGCGCGGCAAAGCCGATGGAAAGATATCCCAGAGGCGCCAGTATGCGGGCCGGGGTCGTCTGGTAGGCGCGCAGGAAGCAGTACTGTCCGATCTGGGCCAGGATGCCGATGGCAAGGAGCGTCGGCCAATCGGCCGATGCCACGGGCTGCCAGACAACCATCGCGGGAATGGCGGTCAGCACGGAGAGCCCGACGGTATAAAAGACCATGAGGACGGCGGTATCCTCGTTTTCCATGGCGCGGATCTGGATGACGGCAAGCGAGCCAAACAGCACCGAGCCGAACGCCGCGGCAAGGCCCCATGAGAACGTCACTTCGCCCGGCGCGAGGATGACAAGAATGCCGACAAAGCCGATGGCGGTGCCGATCCAGCGCACGGGGGCGATTCTTTCGGCCAGCAGCCACGCAGCAAAAACCATGACGACCAGCGGCCGCATGAAGCCAATCGCATTGACCAGCGCAAGTGGCAGAGCCGCAAGCGCTGTGAAATTGCAGGTCAGGGCCAGCGTGTTGCATCCCACCCGCACCAGATGCCGCAGGGGCTGTTTGGTACCGATGACCGCATGGCGCTTGCGCCAAGCCAGCGGCAGGATGGAGACCAACCCGATCAGCGAGCGGATGAACACCAGCTGGATCGCCGGATAGGTGGCGCCCTCGAACTTGACGAGAACGGTCATGACCGTAATCAACGTCATGTCGGCCAAAAGCCAGGCGATGCCGCTGCGATAGGAAGGCGCCGGGTCGGCCATCTACATGCGGCCGCCCGCCACGAGGTTTGCCAGGATGCGGAAGGCGCCGGGCACGAGATGATCGAGCTGGTGGTGGAGGACGAGGCTGGTGTGGGTGTGACGGCCCTTGCCGATTTCGGCCGTCAGGAGCGAGCCTTTCAGCGGGCTTTCGCCCTTGTCGCTCATGGCAAGGAGCGGGGTATAGGCATCGTCCCATTCTGATGCAAAATAGAGGCCCCGCTCCTTGTTCCAACCCTGGAAGTCGCCCACCGAGATCGGGTTGGGGCCGGCAAAAATCGGATTGTCCGCCGCCAGTATCTCCACCGGCGCATCGGGATTGGTCACCCGCCAGCGCAGTGACGGCTGGCCAATCTTGAGAAAGCGCGGCGGAACGGCGTCCGGCGTCCAGCCATCCCAGGGGCGATGGTAGAGGGTGACAAGATTGCCGCCTGCCTCGACATAAGCGCGGAGCGCTTGAGTGCTGGCAGCCAGATCGGGGCGCAGCCCGAAGGCGAAGATGCCAACGACAATGGCGGGAAATCCCGAAAGATCTTCGGAAAGCGCCCGCGCGTCGAGTTCGGTCACCTTGAACCCCATGCGCGCCAGCCAGAGGCCGACATTGTCGGCACCGCCCCCGATATAGGCAACGCGGCGGTCCTCGGGGAGAGCGAGGGTGAGCGCAAGAATATCGAGACGCGCGGGGGTCAGGTAAAGGCTTTTACCGATATGGGCGTAGTCAATGGGCTGGACGGTGAAGGCCGGCGCATCGTCGAGAAGCGCGTCGAGGGTATAGCGGCCCTCGACCAGCCCGCTTCCCGAGAGCGTAACGCCGTCCCTGCCTGGCACGATTTCGATGCCTTGAGCGCTGGAAAGACTTAGATTGCCGGTATCGCCTTCGATCCTGGCTTCCACCGACAGACCTGAAAATTCGGCATCTGCCGCCACCAGCAGGGCGCTGGGCGTCAGGCTGACCGAGGCTGCCGGGACGATGGTGAGTGGGCGTTCCAGACCGAAGGCGCGCGCTATGGTGCGTCCGGAAACGGTCAGAGTCAGGACGATGCACGCATCGCCATTGGCACCCGAGGCCGTGAACGACTGGGTAAATGGCCCGGTGACGGGGGCGTCGGGCGCCACCTCCAGTGTATATCTGCCCGGCGGCTGCGCAATGATCGAGACACCGTCGGGCAGGATCAGATCGATCGAAACGTCTTGGGGTACACCACGAAGCGTAAGGCTGAGATCGACCGTCTGGCCCTGCGCCACCACCGGCCGGTCGAGCGCGGCGACACAATCGATGCCGGCTGCGACGAGCATTGCAGATTCGAGATCGGCAATCATGGTTTCGATGCGATGGACGTGTTCGGCCGGGACCGTTTCGGCATGAGCCTCGATGATCTCAAGGGCCACCGCCAAGGGGGCAATGATCTCATCGGCCTTGGGGAAGGCCGCGATGGCTGTGGCAATGGCCGAATCGGCAGAGGCGAGCCCGGGAACAATGTCGGCGAGGCGGCCGGGAAGATTGTCGGTGATCTCGCCGATATCATCTGGCCCGACCCGGAGATGGAGCGGCCATTCGGTCCTGGGATTTTCCGGCCAGCGCCCCATGCCCTGGCTGGCATGATAGAGCCGGGACCACTCCCCGATCTCATCAAACGGCACGCCGGTTGCAAAATCGGGGTTGGTCGCAACCAACTTTACCGTTTGGGGCGGCGGTGGCACCTCGTCATCATAAGTCGATCCCCCGCCAGACCAGGCGGGCAGATAATATTTGGTGACCTGCCAGGGCGCCAGGCCCTGAGCGAAATGCTCGGGATAGGCGTTGGGGTCTGCAGCCAGCGCAATCGCCTCCTCGGCGGCCATGGTCATGGCGCGATGATGACCGTGCTGGCCGGGCACATCGAGAAATGTGGGGATGACGATATCGGGCTTTTCACTGCGATAGGCGCGAACCATACGCTCAACGATCAGGTCGTGCTGCCAGCGTTCGAGGGTGTCGTGACCGTTTTTCGAGAACCCGAAATCGTGGACGGGATCGCTCGGGCCGAACCCGAACCATACGATATCGGCATCGATAACCTTTGCCGATTCTTCAAGCTCGCGGGTGCGAACCACTCCAAGCGCGCCGCCGCGCTCGGGACCGAGCGTATTCTGGCCGCCCTCCCCGCGCGTCGAACAGCCGATGATGGTACGCATGCCGAGCCCGAAGCGCATGAAGGCAAGCATGGCGTTCTGCTCGTCGTCAGGATGGGCGCCGGTGTGAAGCACCGTGACGCACGATTTCAACCGAGCCAGGGCCCGGTGGAGTGCAACCAGTCGTGAATTGGCGCGACGCTGGGTGAAGCGATGGGAAAGCTCAAGGCGCGATAGGGGCATGGACAGTCCTATGGCCGGGCAGCTGCGACCGCCGGCGAATATTCGAGTGAGAGTTGAGGCGACAAGATATCGTGCAGGGCGAGAGCAGCCGCACCCAGTGCCGCGGTAAAGCGCCCCGTTTGCCCGCGAACGACTCGCGGCTGGGCACGTCCGGTACGGGTGGAGACAGAAACCGGCAGCGGTTCGAGCGCCGCGATCAGCGCATCGAGGATAACATCGGGAAGATTGCCGCCGAACACCACGGTTTCGGGATCGAAGATGTTTTCGATCATGGCAACTGTGGGCGCCAGATAGTCGGCCGCTTGCTTGATCCAATCGGCAAGGACCGGATCGTTCTGGGTGAAAAGCGGTTCGAGAGCGCCGCTGTCGATGTTGGGACGGCCACTGGCCGCCAGTTTTTCGCGCAAGGCATACAACGAAGCAAAGCGCTCCAGCGCACCGTCGGGACCGTAACTTGGTAAGCCATGGCGCGGCACCAGCGCCACATGGCCGATTTCGCCAGCATTGCCGAAGGCACCGCGCAGTGGAACGCCGTCCTTGAGAACGCCAAGACCCAGGCCGACGCCGAAATAGAGAAAGCAGAAATTGGAAATCTGGCGCCCGGCCCCGTAGAGCCGTTCGCCAACGGCGGCGGCGGTGGCGTCATTTTCGATCGACACGGGCTGGCCAATGGCCCGGGAGAGTGTCGCCTTGGCGTCGATGCCCTTCCAGCCGGGCAGCGTCGCGGGTCCGACCGAACTCATCCCTTCGACCTCGAACGGCCCCGGCATCACGGCGCCAAACCCGATCAGCCGGTCTCGCGAAGCGCCGATCTGGGCGCAGAGCTTGTCGATTTCCTCCGATACCCTGCCGGGCACCTGATCGGGCGTTGCCGATTGAAGGGGAGCGATCGCCTGAGCGCGGACGGCACCAGAGAGATCGAGCAGGGTGGTCGCTATATGATCGGCGGCGATTTCCACGCCCCCGGTCAAGGGGCCGTCGGGATTGATGGCAAACTGGATCGGCGGCTGGCCGCGGCCCGAACGCAGCCGGCCCAGTTGCACCAGCATGCCCTCGCTCAAAAGGTCATCGACGATATTGGCGACGGCCTGAGGCGTAATGCGGGCGCGGCGGGCAATTTCGGTGCGTCCCATATGACCATGGGTGCGAATGACTTCGAGCACCACGCGCCTGTTATGGGCCCGGTTGCGCTCTGGATTGGAACCGATGACGAGGCGTGGGCCACGACCGTGCTTTTCCGAACTGGTCAAGGTTTCCCCTCTTGCCGATTGGGCGCGCGCTATCGGACCAGCAGATTATGCACGCCATCCGAATAACACAAGTAGATTAATTTAATCGCGCGTAATCCGCGGCCGCAGCGGCACCGGACGCGGAGTGGATTGGTCATTGTTTCGATTTTTCGCGGCTGCGCCAAGCGTTAATCTCGATCCGGCGTGACTCGTCGCTCCAATAACGAAAGTAAATTATTTTATTGACAAGGCATCGCACATCATTTGACGATGACCGGATGGTGGACGGAGGGGTCCGAGCCGCCAAGCAATCACGCAGGGAAGATGTTTCCCTGCTCCCAAAGGAGGGATTAGCATGCGTAGAGCACTTGCATTGACCGCACTTTCAGCCGGCGTCAGCCTGGCTGCCCTGGGTTCGGCCCAGGCGGTGGAAATCGAATACTGGCAGTATGTATTTGACACCCGCGTCCAGGCAATGGACCAGTTGATCGCCAATTTCGAGGAAGCCAATCCCGATATCACGGTCAATCACCAGACATTCCCCTATGCCGATTACCAGACCCGCGTCGTGGCCGCCAATGTTGCCGGTCAGGGTCCGGATGTAGCCCAGCTGTTTTATGGCTGGCTCGACAATTTCATCGCTGGCGGATTGATCCAGCCGCTCGATCCCGAGGTTTTCCCGACCGAGGAAATCGAAGCCGATTTCTTCCCCATCGTTTCCGCCATGGAGCGTGACGGACAGTATTGGGGACTGCCCACCGCCGTGCGTTCGCTGGCCCTGTTCTACAACAAGGACATTCTCGAAGCTGCCGGGCTCGATCCGGAAAGCCCTCCGCAGACGCTCGACGAGCTCGTCGAAGCTGCGGAAGCGACAGTTGAGCGTGACGGCGGCGGCAACATCACGACGGTCGGCATTGCGATGGGCATGGCCGGTCAGGACCACCAGTGGTGGCGCGAGGGCCTCGTCCGCCAGTTCGGCGGCCAGCCTTATTCCGACGATGGTCGCACCGTGACCTACAATGACGAGGCGGGCCTTGCCGCAACAACATGGCAGGCCGACCTCTATCTGGGCGATGATGCCGTGACCCAGGTCGGGTTCATGGATGAGCCGCAGGCCGCCTTCCGCGCCGGCCGCGCCGCAATGACCATCGATGGCACTTTCCGTCTTGGTGCGTTCGGCTCCATCGAGGAATTCGAGTGGGGTGTGACCGAGTTGCCTGCCAATGAAGACGGCATGCGTTCGAACTATGCGAGCTATTTTGCCAATGCGATCGGCGCGCGCGCCGAAGGCGAAGAGCTCGAAGCGGCCCAGAAGTTCCTCGCCTATATCAGCTCGCCCGAAGCCATGGAAATCTGGCTCGACGTGGTGGGCGAACTTCCCGCGCGCAAGGATGTTGCGCTGACCGAGGAAAATCTTTCAGACCCCATCTATGGTCCGTTCCTTGCAGGACTTGAATACGCCCACACCACGATCTTTGTGGACGAGGCCGCCCAGCGGCAGGTGGCGATCGACATGGAAAGCCGTATGTCGCTGCAGGGTCAGTCGCCCGCAGACTCGCTGGCTGCGGCCGCCGAGGAAGAACAGGCCATCCTCGACGACTTCTACGCCGACCAGTAACAATGGGAGCGGACCGGTTGACTGACCGGTCCGCTCTTTTGGCATTCGATCCAATCGGGCCGGACAACAGCCCGGCCGTACCGGTTATGCAAATCAGCAGGAGTGGCAGGCGATGACTGCGGCAGCATCGGCAAGTGGCACCGTGGAGCGACCCGGAGCCTGGAATCGTCTCAGCATTGGACAGAAGCGCCTGGTCTGGGTGTGGACGTTTTTGGCCCTGCCCGTGGTCTTTTACGTGGTGATCCGTTTCTATCCCACTGTGCAGGCGTTCTGGCTGTCGTTCACCGATTGGGATCTTCTGCGACCGGCCGAGTTCATCGGGGCCGAAAATTATATCGAGCTCTACAACGATCCGCTGTTCTGGCAGGTGTTCCGCAATACGTTCGCGTATCTGATTGTCGGCACGCCGATCAGCCTCGTCATCTCGTTCGCCGTGGCCTATTATCTCGACCGCGTGCGGTTCATGCACAGTTTCATACGTGCCCTTTATTTCCTGCCGTTCCTGACGACGGCCGCCGCCATGGCGTGGGTTTGGCGCTGGTTCTATCAGCCGCCACCGATCGGCATCATCAACGGCTTTCTGGGCACTGTGGGCCTTCCGGCCCAGCCCTTCCTGCGCTCGACAGAGCAAGCTCTGCCCGCCATCATGGTGACGGCGATCTGGGCGGGGCTGGGGTTCCAGATCATCATTTTCATGGCCGGACTGCGGGCCATTCCCCAGACCTATTATGAAGCGGCGCGCATTGACGGGCTTGGCGAGTGGGCCATCCTGCGCAAGATCACCCTGCCGCTTCTCAAGCCCACGACCGTATTCCTCGTCGTCTTTTCCTCGATCGGATTCCTGCGGATTTTCGATCAGGTCTACAACATGACCAGCAACGATCCGGGCGGGCCGCTCAACACGACAAAGCCGCTGGTGCTGATGATTTACCAGACGGCCTTTTCTTCCTTCAACATGGGCTATGCGGCAGCGCAGACGGTGGTGCTCTTTACCATCCTTCTGATCGTTTCGCTGCTGCAACTCTGGGTTCTGAGGACACGCTGATGACCGCCACAGCTGCCACGAGCTCCGAGCTCAAACACAACGCCGCCTCCATCCGCCCGGACCGTATCCTGATCTGGACACTGTTGCTCATTGGCGGAGTGCTGATGATCACACCACTGCTGTTCATGTTTTCGACCTCGCTGAAAACGGCGAGCCAGGTTTATGATTTGCGGCTCATCCCAGCGGCGCCCACCTTCGACAATTATATCAAGGTGCTATCGGACGGGCGTTTCGTGCGGTGGTTCTTCAATTCGACGCTGGTCGCGGTAAGCGTGACGCTTTCGAACGTCTTTTTCGACTCCCTGGTTGGTTACACGCTGGCGAAATTCCAGTTTCGTGGCCGGTACCTGATTTTCATTGCCATTCTGTCGACCCTGATGATCCCCACCGAAATGCTGGTGATCCCGTGGTATCTGATGAGCGCGCAACTGGGCTGGATCGACAGCTATTGGGGCATCATGTTCCCGGGCATGATGACGGCGTTCGGTACGTTCCTGATGAAGCAGTTCTTTGAAACCGTGCCCGACGATTTCCTCGAAGCGGCGCGCGTGGATGGGCTGAACGAATTCACGATCTGGTGGAAAATTGCCATGCCCATGGTGGCCCCGGCCATCTCGGCTCTGGCGATCTTTACCTTCCTGGGCAACTGGACGGCGTTTTTCTGGCCGCTCATCGTCACCAACAGCCGCGAGCTTTATACGCTGCCGGTGGGGCTTTCGAGCTTTGCGGTCGAGCAATCGATCCAGTGGGAAATGATCATGACCGGCGCAGCGCTTGCGACCATCCCCACCCTGCTCGTTTTCCTCGTCCTCCAGCGCTACATCGTACGCGGTGTGATGCTGGCCGGCTTGAAGGGCTGATCGATGACCGCGATGAAAGATACGAGCGTTTTTCCCGATCCTGTCTACAAGGAGGCCGTGCTTCGCCCGCTTTTCGACGGCGCCAAGGATCATCATGCCGACGGGTTCAGGGCCATCGATCGGGCGCATCTGGTCATGCTGGCCGAAACCGGTATCCTCAAACGCGAGCAGGCCGCGTCCATTGCCAGGGCTCTTGTCGCCATCGATGCCGAAATCGATCTCGACAGCCTGGTTTATACCGGCGAGGTCGAGGATTTCTTCTTCCTGATCGAAAAGCACCTCAAGGGCCGGCTCGGACCCGACCTGGCGGGGCGGCTTCATACCTCGCGGTCGCGCAATGATATCGATCACACCTTGTTCAAGCTCGGGCTCAAGCCGCGCACCGAAATCCTGCTCGAAAAGATGCGGGCGCTGCTCGACGCGGTGCTGACAACAGCCGAGCGGGAAGCGGAAACGCTGATCGTTGCCTATACGCATGGGCAGCCGGCGCAGCCGACGACCTTCGGGCACTATCTTGGCGCCATGGCCGAGGTGCTGATCCGCGACATCGAGAAAGTGGAAGCGGCCCTCGAGGTGATCGATCTCTCGCCCATGGGCGCCGCGGCGATCACCACATCGGGTTTCCCAATCGAGCGGGAGCGGGTGGCCGAGTTGCTCGGGTTTTCCCGTCCGCTGGAAAATTCCTATGGCTGCATTGCGTCGGTCGATTACATCACCGGCATTTATGGCGCGATGGCGCTGAGCTTTCTCCATCTCGGCCGGCCCATCCAGGACTTTCAGGTCTGGTCGAGCTTCGAGGTGGCGCAGCTCTACGTGCCCAACTCGCTGGTTCAGATTTCATCGATCATGCCGCAAAAGCGCAATCCGGTGCCCATAGAGCACCTTCGCCATCTGGCGAGCCAAACCTATGGCCGGGCCAAGGCGATGCTCGACATCATGCACAACACGCCCTTCACCGACATGAACGATAGCGAGGGTGAAAGCCAGGCCATGGGCTATCAGGCGTTCGATGCCGCCTATCGCGTGCTCGACCTTTTCACCGCACTGACCGCGCAGGTGTCGATCAACGCCGAACGGGTTGAGATCAACACCAAGCGCTCATGCATCACCATTACCGAATTGGCCGACAGTCTCGTCCGGCTCGAGGATCTCTCGTTCCGGCAGGCGCACGAGGTTTCGGCGGCGGTTGCACGAGCCGTGGTTGCGGCCGAGGGCTCGCTGGCCGAGGACGGATACGGGCCCTTTACATCGGCATTCGAAGACGCAACGGGGCGGGCTTCAAACCTTTCGCCCGAGCGATTTGCCGAACTGGTTTCGGCAAGGCATTTCGTTTCGGTTCGCGACCGGCTCGGGGGTCCTGCACCTGCAGCACTTCGAGCCTCGCTCGGACGCTATCGCGAAAAGCTCGCGACATTTTCCGCCGGCGCGGCCCGACGCGCGGAACGGCAAAAAAACGCACACAGCGAACTCAATGACAAATTCAATGCACTTTTAGGAGCGGCGTGATGGCAGAAATCCAGTTGGAAGGCCTCGTTAAGCGCTATGGCAAGGTGACCGCCGTTCACGGCATCGACCTCGAAATTGCCGATGGCGAGTTCGTGGTTTTCGTCGGGCCATCGGGCTGTGGAAAATCGACAACCCTGCGTATGATCGCCGGGCTCGAGGAAATTTCGGGCGGCGTGCTCAAGATCGGCGATACAATCGTCAATCAGTACGAACCCAAGCAGCGCAACATCGCCATGGTGTTCCAGAACTACGCCATTTATCCCCACATGACGGTGGGGCAGAATATCGGGTTCGGGCTTTACACCTCCAAACTTTCCAAGTCCGAAAAGCAGCGGCGCATTGCCGAGGCCGGCAAGATTCTGGGCCTTGAAGATCTGCTCGAGCGCCGTCCGGCTGCACTTTCGGGCGGCCAGCGCCAGCGTGTCGCCATCGGGCGCGCCATGGTGCGCGATCCGGCAGCGTTCCTGTTCGATGAACCGCTCTCCAACCTCGACGCACAATTGCGCTCGCAGATGCGCATCGAAATCAAGCGCCTGCATCAGCGCCTTGGAACCACCATCGTCTATGTCACCCACGACCAGATCGAGGCGATGACCATGGCCGACCGTATCGTTGTGATGCGCGACGGGCTCATCTTGCAGGTGGGCACGCCGACCGAGCTCTACGACAGCCCCGTCGATGTTTTTACCGCACGGTTTATCGGCAGCCCGTCCATGAACCTGATCGATGGCAGCGCGGCAGACGGCGCGCTGACAGCTGGAGGCGTCAAGGTCAAGGGCACCCTGCCCCAGGCCCGATCGGGCAAAATCCTTGTCGGAGTCCGACCGCATGACCTCCTCGTGGGCGAAGCCCCGGCCGATGCCGCGCTGGCCTTTGACGGCAAGGTCACCGCGGTCGAGCCGCTCGGTTCGGAAACTCTGGTGCATCTCGATATCGCCGGATCATCGGCCATTGCCACGGCACCGGGCAAGCTTTTGCCCGCAGTCGACAGTATCGTTACAGCCTGGGCGGCTCCGGGGAATCTCTATCTCTTCGACGCGCAGAGCGAAAAAGCCTTGGGGCGTCTATGAATCTGAAATCGCCGCGCGACGCTGTGATCAGCGTCGGCCGCATCTATTGCGACCTTGTTTTCTCCGGACTCTCGGGCATGCCGCAAATGGGCCATGAGGTTTTTGCGCGTTCCATGCAGCCTGTGCTTGGCGGCGGGGCGTTCATCGCCGCGGCCCATCTGTCCCATCTTGACCGCCCGGCTGCCCTGCTGGCCGCTTATGGCACCGACCCGCTGTCGCAAACGCTGGCGCCCCAACTTGAAGAGAGTGGCATCGATCTGCGTTTTCTCGAGCGTCGGGCCGATGCGGGGCCGCAGGTCACCGTCGTGATGACCAATGCGGAGGACAGGGCCTTTCTTTCATGTCGAGCCGGACGCGCCGTACCGACTCGCTTTGCGAACGCGCTGGCCTGGGAGCGGGCAGCTCTCTTACACATCGCCGAATATGCAACGCTCGATGAACAGCCAGATCTTGTTTCGCGTGCCAAGGCGGCCGGGCTGGTCGTCGCGCTCGATCCAAGCTGGGATGAAACACTCATCGGCCAACCGGGGCTGCTCAAGGCCTGCGCGGGTGTGGACATCTTTCTTCCCAATGCCGAGGAAGCGGCCGCCATCACCGGCAAGTCCGATCTCGCACAGGCGCTCGATGTGCTGGCCGATCATTTTCCCATCGTCGCGATCAAATGCGGCGGCCGGGGCGGATTGCTCGGCGCAGGCAAGACGCGGCTCTCGACTACGGCGCCCAAGGTTCATGTCGTCGATACGACGGGAGCGGGCGATGCCTTCAACGCGGGCCTGATCGATGCGTATCTTTCCGGGCGCGCTCTGGGCGAGTGCCTCGATGCGGGCGTTACGGCCGGATCTTTGTCGGTGCAGTCGATCGGCGGCGCGCCACGCCCCGCTACGTCGGTCGCCGTGTGATCGGCCGCTTGGGCGGTGCCGGCCAGTCTTACCGAGATCGACCGGAGGCCGCAGCCTCGCCCAGACGAACCAGATAACTGACGCCGGCCGGGATGATCTCGTCGTTGAAATCGTAGGTGTCGG
Protein-coding regions in this window:
- a CDS encoding PIG-L family deacetylase; this encodes MTKITRRMFMASLPVMYAASHIPAWAAPLSDLDLIAQQKLEPAIVTLYRRLERLTSTATIMTTGAHPDDEPSAMLAALRHVYGIHPVVYAITRGEGGQNSIGPELGSVLGVLRTREMEEASRSLDASLAFGSFGHTDSVHDFGFSKDPNETIDQWGRDKIVERMTAAFRKYKPDIIMNCFLDVPGQHGHHRAANVATFIAAELSGNPQEFPDQIAGGLDTWEVPKIYQPAYGGGGGVYDDEVPPPPVTLVVTAPERDKISGATFPQMGEWSRSCHRTQGMGRWRPEPTTEWELNLSRITGGGEGAQESDIREGLIATVGDIAELDGMPSDTADALREAQGLIEEAIADYGDPVVVLAKVGRVGEIIDMARESLPEALHANVAHRLDRKVKEIDLALAAAAGVQIRSYTEGGDVTPGDEVVIKTIVDGPEDVTIEGVEIVAREGLTASGETVSVAEDASYTNPLSEEFDPLGGNGDAYTKVSLNIGGRTVVLDVDLEDQLRVIPTASMTIEPSAIVFNTTAELGPVPLTATLTNATLGDLSMPVPQGWALDETERASDMSGTFALVPPDGLEQLRFDIEPELLGEQAYQIDTFTYPHIGRSVVPTTVSVPVQAVGAELPSVKRIGYVSGGNDNVGLWMERLGLEVVELSPEDISSGTYGDLGTIVVGIFAFGRRPDLAENIDGIHEWVRNGGHLVTLYHRPSDGWDPETIPVAYLKIGSPSIRFRVTDPNAEVDVLEPDHPLLNYPNTIGADDWANWDKERGLYFAEEWDEVYKPLLAMHDSGEDPLAGSLLSAQIGAGRHTHTSLILHHQLDNLVPGAFRLLANLVQPAE
- a CDS encoding PIG-L family deacetylase, giving the protein MPLSRLELSHRFTQRRANSRLVALHRALARLKSCVTVLHTGAHPDDEQNAMLAFMRFGLGMRTIIGCSTRGEGGQNTLGPERGGALGVVRTRELEESAKVIDADIVWFGFGPSDPVHDFGFSKNGHDTLERWQHDLIVERMVRAYRSEKPDIVIPTFLDVPGQHGHHRAMTMAAEEAIALAADPNAYPEHFAQGLAPWQVTKYYLPAWSGGGSTYDDEVPPPPQTVKLVATNPDFATGVPFDEIGEWSRLYHASQGMGRWPENPRTEWPLHLRVGPDDIGEITDNLPGRLADIVPGLASADSAIATAIAAFPKADEIIAPLAVALEIIEAHAETVPAEHVHRIETMIADLESAMLVAAGIDCVAALDRPVVAQGQTVDLSLTLRGVPQDVSIDLILPDGVSIIAQPPGRYTLEVAPDAPVTGPFTQSFTASGANGDACIVLTLTVSGRTIARAFGLERPLTIVPAASVSLTPSALLVAADAEFSGLSVEARIEGDTGNLSLSSAQGIEIVPGRDGVTLSGSGLVEGRYTLDALLDDAPAFTVQPIDYAHIGKSLYLTPARLDILALTLALPEDRRVAYIGGGADNVGLWLARMGFKVTELDARALSEDLSGFPAIVVGIFAFGLRPDLAASTQALRAYVEAGGNLVTLYHRPWDGWTPDAVPPRFLKIGQPSLRWRVTNPDAPVEILAADNPIFAGPNPISVGDFQGWNKERGLYFASEWDDAYTPLLAMSDKGESPLKGSLLTAEIGKGRHTHTSLVLHHQLDHLVPGAFRILANLVAGGRM
- a CDS encoding DMT family transporter, with protein sequence MADPAPSYRSGIAWLLADMTLITVMTVLVKFEGATYPAIQLVFIRSLIGLVSILPLAWRKRHAVIGTKQPLRHLVRVGCNTLALTCNFTALAALPLALVNAIGFMRPLVVMVFAAWLLAERIAPVRWIGTAIGFVGILVILAPGEVTFSWGLAAAFGSVLFGSLAVIQIRAMENEDTAVLMVFYTVGLSVLTAIPAMVVWQPVASADWPTLLAIGILAQIGQYCFLRAYQTTPARILAPLGYLSIGFAALAGFVFFNEVPSWATVIGVAIILIALQSTNMLEAAAIRRKANSETER